In Tenebrio molitor chromosome 1, icTenMoli1.1, whole genome shotgun sequence, the sequence TTAACATATAGAGAAGGGCGTATGGGATTGAATGAATGCTCCCGCCAGTTTGGTATCAGCAAACCTACTCTTAAGAGACacttcaaaaatgaaaataaatatgcaAACGGAAACAAAACCTTCAAAGGACATAAAACGGCCCTCCCAGATAATATTGAAGAAGATCTTGTTCAACATATTTtatacttagaaaaacatatgtTTGGGTTAACAATAACCGAAATTAGAAAGCTGGCTTTTGAaatagtagaaaaaaataaaataaaatgtaatttcaaCAAGGACAAGAAAATTGCGGGAAAGAAATGGTTCTATAATTTTCTCAGACGCCACCCTGATCTATCGCTAAGGCAACCAGAGGCCACGTCCTTGGCGAGGGTAAGGGGATTTAATCAGAAAAGCGTtggtgaattttttgatttgtatGAACAAATTgtagaagaaaataatttaagtgAAACGCGAATCTTTAATGCGGACGAATCCGGATTTTCGACTGTGCAAAAAAAGACACAGAAAATAGTAGGTCAAAAAGGAAAACGTCAGATTGGGGGCATCACAAGTGGTGAAAGAGGGGTAAACACTACAATAGTGTGTTGTGCTAGTCCCTCGGGATTTTTTCTTCCTCCCATGGTCATATTTAAAAGAATGAGAATGCATGAGGCACTGAAAAAAGGAGCTCCTCCTGGAAGTCTAGTTGAGGTGTCAGAAACGGGTTACATAAATTCCGAACtgtttgtaaaatttcttcaacattttattgatcACGTTCACccgacaaaagaaaaaaaggtttTACTACTTGTAGATGGACATACAActcattcaaaaaatattaaggCAATAGTATTGGCCAAAGAAAATGGAGTCATTTTACTACAGTTACCAGGTCACACAACTCACAGACTTCAACCATTGGATGTGGGCTTCTTCTGCCCTTTAGGAAAATACTACATACAAGCACAAGAAACGTGGCTCAAAAGTCATGCATCACAGGCGATcacacaatttgaaatttcggAATTGTTGTGTACTGCGTACAGTCAAGCTGCAACATTGTCTAACGCAATTGGATCATTCAGAGGTGCCGGAATTTGGCCCATAAATAGATTTGTATTTACGGATGCAGACTTTCTACCTTCAGAAGTGcacaataatcaaaatgaGAATGAATGTGATTTCAGTGAAACTGTTGTAGAACATCAAGAACAAGGAAACACTACACCAACGCATGAAAACAATTTATCGATAGAGATAGAGAACAATCACCATGATGACACAATTAATGATCATTATTTTAGTCCAACAGTACTGTCTCCATTACCCTTGGTAACcaaaaataccaaaaaaagaGGTCGACCTGCTCAAAAGGCTACTATTTTAACTGCTACACCCTACAAAGAAGATCTAGAAGAGAAGcaaagtaaaagaaaattcGTTAAACCTAAAAAGGTTAAATGTAAACTTTCCAATGAACCTCGCCCATCGACTTCGAGAGCAACAGAAATAGAAGTAAACATTGATGAATGGTACTGTTTTTTATGTGACCAAAATCTTATTGAAGACATGGTTCAGTGCTCAAAATGTAGAAGATGGGTTCACGAATCCTGTTCGGGGGCAATAGCAGAGAAAGTATATGCTTGTGATGaatgttgttaattttttagtacCTATTAAAGGTTTGTgatttcattttgatttagaaattttctctttagttttttatttcaaagtttttattatgttatgtttttttattatatcttgattttataattacaaataataaatatttctgttaaattttaagtgattGCTCAATAATactacaaaaatgttgtagGTACAATTTAGGCAGTGGGTAGTACAATTTAGGAAACCGGTTGCCTATATTGTACCTAATGTAAGCTTTTTTTCTAAAAGCAAATACAGGCACTTATGGTTtcccaaaaaatgttaaaaaaattctcgtGTTGTTAAAGATATTGAAAATCATCCCGCAAAAGTCCATTTTTCAAATCGAGtcaatataaaaatgttatggTCAAAAAACTGCAACCCGGTACAATATAGGCAACTCTCCCctatgtatgtacttacttgaattttaattcgtgtaaaaCATTATAAAGCTTAGAACGACTGATGTTTGGAGTTTCTTCATTGTTTTGCACTTCCCTGTACACAGCATCAATTGTAGGAATTCTGTTTGCAGAGAAAAATGAGTGCACTGTTTTTCGAAtgagatatttttgatgttcatccaATTGAATCATACATTTCCTATCAGGTTTCTTCGGTGCCTGTAATTGCCCACACTTCTTTTCTTCCGCCAAGTATCATTGAATGGTTTTAAATCCACAACcttcaacacaaagtaattaagctgtgatacaacaaaaaactcagaaatcaataccagtataatctgcagttttttccatttgagcCGTCTTAGTTAACTCGGCAAAATCCTTGGAGATCCCACGAAATACTTTAACGATCATTTCTTTCTCGGCTTGTGAgaaatttgctataaatatgcattaataaaaaactgttacttGATGTTAGCATAAATCCAACTTACGCGATTTATTTGGTGATCGAAATTAAGACATCTTATTGACATATAAAAACTTCTTAACCACTAAGAActgtttgtttaataaataaacggacACAACACAAAACCCGAAAGGAAAACTAAGAcacgatgaaacaaaaatggcagCTTGGACCTGATTGACAGTCACAGTTGACAGTGACAGTACAGAAAACTGCAATATTGCACATTTCTCTAgtgtaagtagaaaaataaagtaaccaataggaaagtcgcatttcgttgcaggattttgtaaatgcgcacgcacgcgcctaccaggaaaaaatagactttagtACAAGTGGTACTTCGCATAATGCACGTATTTGGAATAGAAAGATTCAATTCACAATCATGGTCCAACTAGTAAGGTAGTTAATCTTGACCGAGAAGAACGTACTTGCAGGTactattgtaaaaaaaagtaatccACAAATGGCGCCAATGAAGGTACtctcaaatttttccaaagatTCTTCTGTTGACgttttgatttatttcaactttGGTACTTATTAACTGTTGGAGAAACGGCATCCAGAGCAAATAAACCTACAAGTGGTCCACATACAATTTCCGctgaattaattatttcttcaaAGGGATCTACCTATTAGACCAAACTGGTACAAAGAATACTCTCGATGaccacaatcattttaaaataaaatctgcgGAATGTTCTGTGAATTGTTTTCTGGAGCGTtcagtaataaaatatttgttgatgGTTCCAAACAGCGAGTTTAATTCCGGCAAAATTGTACTGAGGAGAGAGAATTAGCATATTGCAAGTACAAGAACTGTTTTAAAATAGAATCTTATTATCAAACGCAATAGCCGCCATAGACAAATTTAGACAAGTAGGGAATGTTTTCAGCACCATCGAATGTCCATAAAGTAACTGAAGAAAAGTTATGTTGACTCGTTTGATATGAAAAAGTGAGGAATACCTGTTGGTAGAGTTAGAACTGGACTGCAGATGAACCCAACAGTCTTGTCGTTTTGTTGAatcgttttaaaaaatacaggaGAGTGGacatgaactgtcaaaatgaaCTTGAGAACGTGACAGAGACAATCAAACCTGTAGAAAGCTCTAGAAGTGTACACATGGTACTCCGATTAATATTATAGCTTAGAATTGACAGGTAATTTTTTACGATCAATATACCTAGTTCTTCAGTTATGTTAGCCgtgtaaaaaaacattatCTCACAGTTATCGAGAGTCCAATAGAAAGAAATATCATCCTTTGTCCTCTGAAACTGAATAAATATTCTAGGGTGGTTGACTGTTTACCCAAAACAACCAAAATAcagctttggaaaaaatatcatttttttttaaccgaTGCCCAATTTTAATTCGTTATTAACTGTCTGACGTTTTGTTCTCGCTTTTTAGTCGAGCTTTTGTTCTTTATATTCGTTATAATATCGCAGCTAATCAATAATCAGTTAATAATAACCACGCacaatctgtatttttcaatacaaattgcAAATAAGTACGTCCGCTTTAAGAGGTAAACAAACTGGTagaatttgtgaggttaggttttaatgtttaagttttatttcagctttattttcttgataatagtttattttgttaaacagAATACGTTCATTGTTGCTTCttactttcgaaatggaaggtttattAATAGTGAATGGACATGTTCATTATAGGTATGatcatacaaaaaaattccagGCAAAATATCCAGGCAACTTTCAGGATCGTTCTTTCTTAACTCACATTGGACGAATTGTGAACAGGTTTCTAACACCTGGAACAGTTAGCAAGGGTAAATCATCAGGATGGCCACCAATATCTGATGAAATTGGAAATGTGAAAGCAGATAAAAAGGTAGCACACAGGGACATGGTGTTTTCAACATTTATCCATTAGGATTTGGTCTCGCTCATGCCAATTATTGAATATAGGTACACTGTGTGGCAGATGCGAGAATGACTCTTCTCGTGTTGCTGGTATTgatattaaatacatatattaacGGGAGCAAAATACAGTTAAAACTTGTCTCAGGTTGAAAgtcaacaacctaacctaaaaatgtgGCATTCAGTAttaagcggcacattcaaaatttaataactttTCATAACAAGCGGGACCACATAATCACTTATAGATACGCTGTGTAAGCATCACTACCGAGACAAGATATTCGTACTAAAAAACAttactgtatattttttttgaaatgtaagAAATGATtgcgaaaattttgtttgaaagaACTGTTGCGAAATAcaacaattattgttaaaaaatgactCTAAAAGCTTCATTGTTATCTATTTTGTTATCGGAATAACTAGAAAGAATTATTCCTTTGTTAAGTACGCAGTACGGTAAGCTGCTGATTACGGCACACAAGCCTTAATTGGGCCTCGAGTTTAGAAGTAAGTTTATGTTGCTATGAATATTGAAACAACATTTGAATCGGCATTTTTTTGTACTTGTATTTTTACTACTGTAAAGTTGTCGTCCCAAGCCATGTTCGCAAAACTGgaatacataaaattattCGCGCACttggaaaacaataaaaaaataactcgAAGAAAAAGGAgcctttattgaaaaaaattacatcgaataagttaatttttgtcTTTGGATATCGAATTTGTTTCAAGAATTCCTAAAGCAGACTCGACGTCACGGTATTGAGACTCTTCCGATTCGGGCAACAAGAAATGACTAACAGGACTTATGAGACTTCTGTCAACTGGAGTTTTGTCTTTCTTTGTCATGTAACTAATAACTAGACCCAAAAATATCGTCGTAAAAGCTCCAATTAGACAGTGGTAGTAAAAAGATATTCTGAACAAAAAGAACGGTTCAGATGTCGGCAACGTGCTGTCAGTGGtattggaaacattttcaaaaatgatatTTGCAAATGAGATGGTTTCGTTGGTGCAACCATCTGTAGAAAAGTGTTTAGTTGGATatgttaatatatttttagacTTGTAGTATTGCGACGGAACAACTATTGACAAAATGATAATCCAAGTACCTATGGCTCCATAGAATGCACCCTACAATAAGATACTtgcaaaattgtatatttcaaaattaaaacacactGCAGCACCTTGGAGTTAGCTCTAGGGAAGAGCATTCCAAGAGTGAATAACCCTAAGGTGGGACCTAGCTGCATGGCCGACAACATCATTGACAAAACCCAAATTCTTCCTTCTATGTACTTGATGAGAAAAACTAAGCACATGCAGATTATTCCATTTATCGTGACAATTAGTTTCAATACTGTGGTTGTCGATCTCAGTGACAAATTTGTCTTAAAGTATTTGCTTAGAAAGTCCTTGTATATGACACCAGACAAGGTGTTCAAAAATGCTGCAATTGTACtagaaagaaaaatatgaGTTGGAAATCAACTTCCGCTTTTTACCTCATGGCTGCGCTAAAAATTCCGGCAATGAAAAGACCAAAAACCCCTGGAAAATTCTCTGCAAAAGCCATCACATAATATGGAGTCAACTGGTCATCTTTTGCAATTTGTTTAGTGATAAATGGGTCGCAGTCGGAATACTTGGCGTGGATTCCGAGACCAATGAAAATGCAAAATGTAATGATCAAGGCAAAAAACAGGCCAAAATATATGATAGACCTATTTGAACAAAATCACTCTTTTTGGTGGTACGTTATAAAAGGTACTCACCAGGCAGCGCCTTTAAATGTGGGTAGGGCCAAACATTTTTGTACACTTGTAGGATCACTACTAATTAGACTTAAAAGTTGGAAAGTGAAGCCGATTACAACAATCCAAAAGCTGTCTCGTTTTGTAGGGTTTAAatcaaaactgaaaacaaaacGAATTGTTGTGTGGAtaaaaatattggaaaaaaGTACTCGAATATCTCCAGTCGTCCTCCATCAACTGCTTTCATCCATATGGTTTGAAAACCACCGAGTTTAACGAGACTGATAACAAATATAGAAGCTAGGGATCCAAATATGACAACAAATTGGAAAACATCGGTCCAAATCACAGTCCTGAGTCCTCCGATGGCAGTGTAGAAGACGCAAATACCGCACACAACGAAAGAGACCACTTGGACATCAATTCCAGTAGCTGTGACAgtttgattaattttaattttgttttacgCGAAATGTCTGTTAGTACCTGTTGAAAACACCAATGCTGGTCCATACGCAATTAAAGCCAGTGTAATGTCGCTACATATGATGTAAAAACCGGAAACGAGCAGTTTCGTTTTACTGTCGAATCTCCTTTCCAAGTACTCATACGTACTGGTAAGTTCCAAATTATAAAATACGGGTAAATAGACGTAGATCATTAACGGAACGACAAAAACCAAAGACAAGCACAGCAGCCAACATGTCGCCCCATAGATGTACACGTCAGCAGGTAGTCCGATGAGAGCGATTCCGGAAAATTGACTGGACGAGATCATCACATTTTGTTGACGCAGGGACTTACCTGAGAGCTATCGATAACGCAATCGGAacaactttcatttttttcccTCCCAACAAATATTCCCGCGTTGTGTTGTATCTACTTTTGAAGAAGCCAAAATAAACTCCAATCGAAGCACTGACGAGGAGCATCGTAGCAAATGCTACGTAGTCGTACCaagatattttaaaagaagaaaaattggTGGTCATGTTGGGAAAATTTCAGTAGCTAGTAGGTAGATACACGGTATCTGTGGAATTGTTTATGGTTATGTTAAAATTTGGCCTGctttgacttttaaattaaaattcaccACCCACTTTTATGGACCAGATAGTAACATGTTAatattgtaataaatacaaagTGAATGACGAAAagtgtaattattttaatgacgtttttctaacactaatatcttatactgtttccatggtgcatttgagctcacaccttatgtttcacataaaatacgcttttctctataagacacgtcgtcaatagcaacgtatcttatagagtcataaaatacgctcacacatattattcaagtaacattttattcatcatttttacagtaattatcacaattatCGAATTGGAACTGTCACATTAGCTTtgtgctcttgttcctaacatcttcttctttaacttctgctgtttcatcgaATGCAAGggcccggccatcgaaaactggcaatctttacattttcttcaaatgattcttgccgtagtataaattaacttttaatgaagttctacacacttaccccatatcaagaaaaacCAAAATGGCACCTcccgttacctccgtgatgattttattgttccggccttgaaacgaaacatacaccttttcgtatgcacttttagacttcattggtaacaaattgccccttttttcttatttcttctggaacgttttggcacatttcaacgatgaacattgttttttccaaatttgttgatattattaccatagtacccacggcaacctccgcattttgtgtattgtgacgcgcctcgaataatttctgaatttattaaaatttctgataagatgttagtgttagaaaaaatcttgaagacaacgcgtgttttatagtttaaaaatctcaatctattaaatcctcgctccctgcggtctctctgatttaaactacgatctcgatttttaaatcgtctataaaacacttgttgtcttaatagctataaaaTCACTCCGCTatcgcgtcgtgctcttaaattTGTCGCACGTGCTTTAAAGGTTTCCTTATacacttgtatcataatatactattttggtCTCCTCAACTCTAAgtgacatgtttacacattttgaacaggtACGGCATTTTGatgggccggtttcaccaacgtccgttaaatttaactacatattaaaatatactcaaacattgttataacagcCGAAAAGTATAATACAAAGTCATACGGTAGGTATTTTATAGCGCTGAAACTGAAAAGGCACGAGGCGAAACCGAGTTCTCGCGCTGTAATATACACCTACCGGACTCTAATGTGAATAATTGTTTCCTTATCAATGACGGGAAGCTACTGATTACACCACACGAGCCATAATCAGTCCTTGAATGTATAGAAGTAAGTTCATGTTGtcacaaatatttaaacaacACTTGAAATAactttattctttttttgcatttttactaCAGTCATTATTGTCCCAAGCCATTTTCGCAAGAATAAAATAcggaaattgaaattaattttcaacttATAAACATGAAACAAATTCCCATCCTCACAAAAAATGCATTTATATTTTGGAatacaatagaaaaatagcacgaagaaaaagaagcccttattcaaaaaattaacatcGAATAAGTTAATTTTCGTCTTTGGATTTCGAATCTATTTCGAGAATTCTTAAAGCAGACTCCACGTCACGGTATTGAGACTCTTCTGATTCGGGCAACAAGAAATGGCTAACAGGACTTATGAGACTTCTGTCAATTGGAGTTTCGTCCTTCTTTGTCATGTAACAAATAACTAGACCCAAAAATATCGTCGTAAAGCTCCAATTAGACATTGATAGTAAAAAGATATTCTGAACAAAAAGAACGGTTCAGATGTCGGCAACGTGCTGTCAGTGGtattggaaacattttcaaaaatgatatTTGCAAATGAGATGGTTTCGTTGGTGCAACCATCTGTAGAAAAGTGTTTAGTTGGatatgtaaatatatttttagacTTGTAGTACTGTGGCGGAACAGCTATTGACAAAATGATAATCCAAGTACCTATGGCTCCATAGAATGCACCCTACAAACTtgcaaaattgtatatttcaaaattaaaacacactGCAGCATCTTGGAGTTAGCTTTAGGGAAGAGCATTCCAAGAGTGAATAACCTTAAAGTGGGAGCTAGCTGCATGGCCGACAACATCATTGCCAAAACCCAAATTATTCCTTCTATGTACTTGATGAGAAAAACTAAGCACATGCAGATTATTCCATTTATCGTGACAATTAGTTTTAATATTCTGGTTGTCGATCTCAGTGACAAATTTGTCTTAAAGTATTTGCTTAGAAAGTCCTTGTATATGACACCAGACAAGGTGTTCAAGAATGCTGCAATTGTACCTTGTATGGAGTCAACTGGTCATCTTTTGCAATTTGTTTAGTGATAAATGGGTCGCAGTGGGAATACTTGGCGTGAATTCCGAGaccaataaaaatgcaaaatgtaATGATCAAGGCAAAAACAGGGCAAAGACGCAAATACCGCACACCACGAAAGACACGACTTGGACATCGATTCCAGTAGCTATAACAgtttggttaatttaattttgttttacgCGAAATGTTTGTTAGTACCTGTTGAGAACATCAATGCTGGTCCATACGCAATTAAAGCCAGTGTAATGTCGCTACATGTGATGCAGAAACCGGAAACCAGCTGTTTCGTTTTACTGTCGAATCTTTTTTCCAAGTACTCATACGTACTGGTAAGTTCCAAATTGTAAAATACGGGTAAATAGACGTAGATCATTAACGGAACGACAAAAACCAAAGACAAGCACGCCAGCCAATATGTCGCCCCGTAGATGTACACGTCAGCAGGTACTCCGATGAGAGTTATCCCGGTAAATTGACTAGACCAGATCATCACGTTTAGCTGAAGCAGGAACTTACCTGACAGTTATCGATAAcgcaatcggaacaattttcatttttctcccTCCCAACAAATATTCTCCAATTGTGTTGTACCTATGCTTGAAGAAGCCAAAATAAACTCCAATCGAAGCACTGACGAGGAGCATCGCAGCAAATGCTACGTAGTCGTACCAAGATAGTTTAAGAGAAGAGAAAATGGTGGTCATGTTGGTAAATTTCCAGTTGTAAGTAGGTAGATAATTATATGGTGCAATGGTGCTCGACAataataccgagcgatcatttaaaaaataaatcgagtttgctttggagcctatgctatagcatgggttgccataggtaacacgccgactcgatttattttttaattgatcgcaccgtacaaATTTGCGTTAGGActtgtaaattgtaaattaaccTTGCATTTTTGTAGATACGATTGTAACAAGAAGGGAGGGGATGAaagtttgttttaataaatacaaagtGAAAGACGggaaatgtaaattattttattttcgcaaTATTTGCACAAAATCAGTTGATAAAAATATAACAtcttgatttttcaatttacttcGTCACTCTCTAGAAATATTCCCATTGCTCGAGCATCGAGTTCCGAATCAAGCAGTAATAGTAGTAAGATATTTGATAAGAAGAACGGTTTCTCAACCATTTCTGAAAAGTAACGAATAAATAAAGAATGAAGCAATGAGTTTCAAGAAGATTACGTATTTAACATGACATAGTACGAGTGGTACTATTATTAACTCTAAGCATTTGACGTATTTAGGGTCTTTGTGGGCGGGAATTGTAAAGTTTATTTAAACACGAGTAGATATATCAAGTCTTCCTCTTGCTAGTTGCTAGTGCTATGTTCCACACGGTTGAGCAGCTTTCAGTTGATTTTATCCCTTTGCAAGTGGTAACAACAGTAGATACTCTTCAAGTTTCTGACGGCAGCCTAAAACAATCGAATAAAACTTGTGACAAAAGCTATCACGGAAACCTATACACTAACAACCAACAACTGAAGAAAAGTGATGATGACACGTTTGTTATGAGAAAGTGAAGAATACCTAATGATAAAGCTGGAACTGGACTGTAAATTAATCAAGGAAAAGTGATGCAGAAATATAGTCTTGTCATTTTGTCGAATCGTTTTGCCAAGTGATCCTACACTGTGGTCAgtgttgttttaaaaaatacaagatAGCATACATGAGCTACCAAAATGAACATGAGAACGTGACAGCAATAAGCAAATCAGTAGAAAGCTCCAGA encodes:
- the LOC138138910 gene encoding sodium-coupled monocarboxylate transporter 2-like — its product is MKAVDGGRLEIFDFDLNPTKRDSFWIVVIGFTFQLLSLISSDPTSVQKCLALPTFKGAAWSIIYFGLFFALIITFCIFIGLGIHAKYSDCDPFITKQIAKDDQLTPYYVMAFAENFPGVFGLFIAGIFSAAMSTIAAFLNTLSGVIYKDFLSKYFKTNLSLRSTTTVLKLIVTINGIICMCLVFLIKYIEGRIWVLSMMLSAMQLGPTLGLFTLGMLFPRANSKGAFYGAIGTWIIILSIVVPSQYYKSKNILTYPTKHFSTDGCTNETISFANIIFENVSNTTDSTLPTSEPFFLFRISFYYHCLIGAFTTIFLGLVISYMTKKDKTPVDRSLISPVSHFLLPESEESQYRDVESALGILETNSISKDKN